In the genome of Segatella copri, one region contains:
- a CDS encoding phage holin family protein, translating into MFSSDKNVETIGQLVEVLKHYIGLQSEYMKLDVVDKVVRLITAIAICFLLFTLLAISMIYLSFAAAFALADYVGLAPAFCIVAGAYLLILVLFILFRHQWIEKPLVKFLASLLMQK; encoded by the coding sequence ATGTTTTCTAGTGACAAGAATGTAGAAACCATCGGGCAGCTCGTAGAGGTGCTCAAGCATTACATCGGGCTTCAGTCGGAGTACATGAAGCTTGATGTCGTGGATAAGGTGGTCAGGTTGATTACGGCAATTGCCATCTGCTTTCTGCTGTTCACCCTGCTTGCCATATCAATGATATATCTTTCGTTTGCTGCCGCATTCGCCCTGGCCGACTATGTGGGCTTGGCACCTGCATTCTGCATCGTGGCGGGAGCATACTTATTGATATTGGTTCTCTTCATCCTGTTCCGACATCAATGGATCGAGAAACCGCTGGTGAAATTCCTGGCCAGCCTCCTCATGCAAAAATAA
- a CDS encoding RelA/SpoT family protein, with protein sequence MNETTFKFTTEEKEQTLQILERLRNAVGDTFKPGDEQHLREDIQHAFINHQIKRNVFGMNPILAALQTAEIAVNEIGLKRDGIIAILMQTSVIDGYQTIEDIQQKYGDSVAHIISGLLRIHDLYKRNPIIESENFRNLLISFSEDMRVILIMIADRVNVMRQIRDTDQKEAKHEVSEEASYLYAPLAHKLGLYKLKSELEDLSLKYLEHDAYYMIKEKLNATKASRDAYIARFIQPIQEKLDAAGLKYHMKGRTKSIHSIWQKMKKQKCAFEGVYDLFAIRIIIDAPREKEYMQCWQTFALITDMYQPNPKRMRDWLSVPKSNGYESLHTTVLGPENKWVEVQIRTERMDDIAEHGLAAHWRYKGIKQGEGGIDEWLANIRAALESNDDLQLMDQFTTDLKEDEVYVFTPKGDLLNFPKGATVLDFAYYIHSRIGNTCVGGKINGKAVTFRQELHSGDQVEILTQSNQKPRREWLNIVQTSKAKAKIRLALKETQKKDGLYAKELLERRFKNRKIEIDESTMARIIKKMGYKENSDFYKDVAEEKLDVNTVVEKYIEERDHDLNLSNANKPAESAENFEFENPTEELLKQSDDVLVIDEHLKGIDFELSHCCHPIYGDPIFGFVTISKGIKIHRIDCPNAKELRRRFGYRIVKAKWSGKGTSKYAITLRIIGNDDIGIVSNITNIISKEDKLVMRGINISSKDGLFSGNVTVMIDDAGKTDALIKKLSAVKGVKQVTRI encoded by the coding sequence ATGAATGAAACAACTTTTAAATTCACAACCGAAGAAAAGGAACAGACACTCCAGATACTGGAGCGCCTGAGAAACGCCGTGGGCGACACATTCAAGCCGGGCGACGAGCAGCATCTGCGTGAAGACATACAGCATGCCTTCATCAACCACCAGATTAAGCGCAACGTCTTCGGCATGAACCCTATACTCGCAGCCCTGCAGACAGCAGAAATCGCTGTGAACGAAATCGGTCTGAAAAGAGACGGCATCATCGCCATCCTGATGCAGACCAGCGTTATCGACGGCTATCAGACCATCGAGGACATCCAGCAGAAATACGGCGACAGCGTGGCGCACATCATCAGCGGACTGCTCCGCATCCACGACCTCTACAAGCGCAACCCTATCATCGAGAGCGAGAACTTCAGAAACCTGCTCATCTCTTTCTCGGAAGACATGCGCGTGATTCTCATCATGATAGCCGACCGCGTGAACGTGATGCGACAGATTCGCGACACCGACCAAAAGGAGGCGAAGCACGAGGTGAGCGAGGAAGCCAGCTACCTCTATGCCCCACTCGCCCACAAGCTGGGTCTCTACAAGCTGAAGAGCGAGCTGGAAGACCTGAGCCTGAAGTATCTGGAGCACGATGCCTACTACATGATCAAGGAGAAGCTGAATGCCACCAAGGCTTCGCGCGATGCCTATATCGCCCGATTCATCCAGCCTATCCAGGAAAAGCTCGATGCTGCCGGACTGAAATATCACATGAAGGGACGCACCAAGAGCATCCACTCCATCTGGCAGAAGATGAAGAAACAGAAATGCGCCTTCGAGGGCGTGTACGACCTTTTCGCCATCCGCATCATCATTGATGCACCAAGAGAGAAGGAATACATGCAGTGCTGGCAGACATTCGCCCTGATTACAGATATGTATCAGCCGAACCCGAAGCGTATGCGCGACTGGCTCAGCGTGCCTAAGAGCAACGGATACGAGAGTCTGCACACCACCGTTCTGGGACCTGAGAACAAATGGGTGGAGGTGCAGATCAGAACCGAAAGAATGGACGATATTGCCGAACACGGTCTGGCTGCACACTGGCGATACAAGGGCATCAAGCAGGGAGAAGGAGGCATAGACGAATGGCTCGCCAACATCCGTGCCGCCCTGGAAAGCAACGACGACCTGCAGCTTATGGACCAGTTTACCACCGACCTGAAGGAAGACGAGGTATATGTGTTCACGCCTAAGGGCGACCTGCTGAACTTCCCTAAGGGTGCCACGGTGCTCGACTTTGCCTACTACATCCACTCGCGCATCGGCAACACCTGCGTGGGCGGAAAAATCAACGGCAAGGCGGTGACCTTCCGACAGGAACTGCACTCGGGCGACCAGGTGGAAATCCTCACCCAGAGCAACCAGAAGCCTAGAAGAGAATGGCTCAACATCGTGCAGACCTCGAAGGCAAAGGCCAAGATTCGCCTCGCCCTGAAGGAAACGCAGAAGAAGGACGGACTCTATGCCAAGGAACTGCTGGAACGCCGATTCAAGAACCGCAAGATAGAGATTGACGAGAGCACCATGGCGCGCATCATCAAGAAGATGGGATACAAGGAGAACTCTGATTTCTACAAGGATGTGGCAGAAGAGAAACTCGACGTGAACACCGTGGTGGAAAAATACATCGAGGAGCGCGACCACGACCTCAACCTCAGCAACGCCAACAAGCCTGCCGAGAGTGCCGAGAACTTTGAGTTCGAGAACCCTACCGAGGAACTGCTGAAGCAGAGCGACGACGTGCTGGTAATAGATGAGCACCTGAAGGGCATCGACTTCGAGCTCTCCCACTGCTGCCACCCTATCTACGGCGACCCTATCTTCGGATTCGTGACCATCAGCAAGGGTATCAAGATTCACCGCATCGACTGTCCTAACGCCAAGGAGCTGCGCCGCCGTTTCGGTTATCGCATCGTGAAGGCGAAATGGAGCGGCAAGGGTACATCGAAGTATGCCATCACCCTGAGAATCATCGGAAATGATGATATCGGCATCGTGAGCAACATCACGAACATCATCTCGAAAGAGGATAAGCTCGTGATGAGAGGCATCAACATCTCATCAAAAGATGGCCTGTTCTCGGGCAATGTAACCGTGATGATTGATGATGCCGGCAAGACGGATGCACTGATCAAGAAACTGAGTGCCGTAAAGGGCGTAAAGCAGGTGACGAGAATATAA
- a CDS encoding tetratricopeptide repeat protein — MKKFIFTFVLMLTALSASAQYRVDRLVTAGRSALYYEDFVLSIKYFNLAIGAKPYLYEPWYYRSVAKFNLDDYMGAESDASEALNLNPYINDIYDLRAICRIRQNRFSDAIADYDAAIRLEPRNRNYWFNRALCLMEEKHYDQAQLQLDTIITKWKDYSNAYSLKAEVYLHQKDTVLAEKWLDQSLKLNPFDGDAWTTRAYMALARKEWKTADEALTKSLHFKPNNVNSYINRALARININNLRGAMSDYDAAIDLDPNNFLAHYNRGLMRVQLGDDNRAITDFDFVIKMEPKNFMAIFNRALLHDKTGNLKAAIRDYSTVIGQFPNFWTGLSYRARCYRRLGMTAKAEMDEFRIFKAQMNKHIGIQPRWSAKTKKEMRKRSEIDPDKFASLVVDDEPKYEHNYKSEYRGRVQNRQVETNYLPMFQLSYFPNAQNVSGVQAFDKAVEDLNQQLSTLALGSSASGSKAAAKGKTSDKVYIVCSKEQLDENGSMKIFSLIDKLSAELSVAKDIEQKKLILMRRAIAHSVLRDFEAAISDFTYYISLDDKNALAYWQRAVCQAEMDEFNKAEGKGVVNIHSAEADFSDAIRLSSNNAYIYYNRGNLHAGRNELSKAIDDYSIALKIDNRLAEAYYNRGIARAKSGNKQAGIQDLSKAGELGLYDAYSVIKRLNKAK; from the coding sequence ATGAAAAAGTTTATTTTCACTTTTGTGCTGATGCTGACCGCTTTGTCGGCATCGGCGCAATATAGAGTTGACCGGCTCGTCACTGCCGGCAGAAGTGCCTTGTATTACGAGGACTTCGTTCTTTCCATTAAGTATTTTAATCTAGCCATCGGTGCCAAGCCTTATCTCTATGAGCCTTGGTATTACCGCAGTGTTGCCAAGTTTAATCTCGATGATTACATGGGTGCTGAGAGCGATGCCTCTGAGGCATTGAACCTCAATCCCTATATCAACGATATCTACGACTTGCGTGCCATCTGCCGTATCCGTCAGAACCGTTTCTCGGATGCCATCGCCGATTACGATGCAGCCATCCGTCTGGAACCGCGCAACCGCAACTACTGGTTCAATCGTGCACTCTGCCTCATGGAGGAGAAGCATTACGACCAGGCGCAGCTGCAGCTGGATACCATCATCACCAAATGGAAGGATTATTCCAACGCCTATTCCCTGAAGGCCGAGGTGTATCTGCATCAGAAGGATACCGTGCTGGCGGAGAAATGGCTCGACCAGAGCCTCAAGCTGAACCCTTTTGATGGAGATGCATGGACCACGCGTGCCTATATGGCACTTGCCCGAAAGGAATGGAAGACGGCGGATGAGGCGCTCACCAAGTCGCTGCATTTCAAGCCGAACAATGTAAACAGTTACATCAACCGTGCGTTGGCTCGTATCAACATCAATAATCTACGAGGTGCGATGAGCGACTATGATGCTGCCATCGACCTTGATCCCAACAATTTCCTGGCCCACTACAACCGTGGCTTGATGCGTGTGCAGTTGGGCGATGACAACCGTGCCATCACCGATTTCGACTTCGTCATCAAGATGGAGCCGAAGAACTTCATGGCCATCTTCAACCGTGCCCTGCTGCACGACAAGACGGGTAACCTGAAGGCAGCTATCCGTGATTATTCTACGGTTATCGGGCAGTTTCCAAACTTCTGGACGGGTCTTTCCTATCGTGCCCGCTGCTATCGCCGCCTGGGTATGACGGCAAAGGCTGAGATGGATGAGTTCCGCATCTTCAAGGCGCAGATGAACAAGCACATCGGCATTCAGCCTCGTTGGAGTGCGAAGACCAAGAAGGAGATGCGCAAGCGTTCGGAGATAGACCCGGATAAGTTTGCTTCGCTCGTGGTGGATGATGAGCCGAAGTATGAGCACAATTACAAGAGTGAGTATCGTGGCAGGGTGCAGAACCGCCAGGTGGAAACCAACTATCTGCCTATGTTCCAGCTCTCTTATTTCCCTAATGCTCAGAATGTGAGTGGGGTACAGGCGTTCGATAAGGCTGTGGAGGATTTGAACCAGCAGCTTAGTACTCTTGCTTTAGGTTCTTCTGCATCAGGTTCCAAGGCTGCTGCTAAGGGTAAGACTTCTGATAAGGTGTATATCGTATGCTCTAAGGAGCAGTTGGATGAGAATGGTTCCATGAAGATATTCTCTCTGATAGATAAGCTCTCGGCAGAGCTGAGTGTGGCAAAGGATATCGAGCAGAAGAAGCTGATTCTCATGCGTCGTGCCATCGCCCACAGTGTGCTTCGCGATTTCGAGGCAGCCATCAGCGATTTCACCTATTATATATCTCTGGATGATAAGAATGCCCTGGCCTATTGGCAGCGTGCCGTATGCCAGGCTGAGATGGACGAGTTCAACAAGGCAGAGGGCAAGGGAGTGGTGAATATCCATTCTGCCGAGGCTGATTTCAGCGATGCCATCCGCCTGAGCAGCAACAATGCCTACATCTATTATAACAGAGGTAATCTGCATGCCGGCAGAAACGAGCTTTCCAAGGCGATAGACGACTATTCCATCGCCCTGAAGATTGATAATCGATTGGCCGAGGCTTATTATAATAGAGGTATCGCCCGTGCCAAGAGTGGCAATAAGCAGGCTGGCATCCAGGATCTCTCCAAGGCTGGAGAGCTGGGCTTGTATGATGCTTACTCTGTCATTAAGCGATTGAATAAGGCGAAATAA
- a CDS encoding YtxH domain-containing protein, producing the protein MKALGYIGAFLGGALAGTALGLIFAPEKGADTRSKIAGAVDDFCKKHDIKLSRKEVEDLVDDIKEAAPEV; encoded by the coding sequence ATGAAGGCATTAGGTTACATTGGTGCATTCCTCGGTGGTGCACTCGCAGGTACAGCACTTGGTTTGATTTTTGCTCCTGAGAAGGGCGCAGATACACGCAGCAAGATTGCTGGCGCAGTGGATGATTTTTGCAAGAAGCACGATATCAAGTTGAGCCGCAAGGAAGTGGAAGACTTGGTTGACGACATCAAGGAAGCTGCTCCTGAGGTATAA
- a CDS encoding DUF4301 family protein, protein MNQQDLNQIAARGISEQQIEHQLEQIKNGFPFLKLEGAAAIGKGIMAPTAQEVEDYEKAWNDYKAEGHKIVKFVPASGAASRMFKNMFAFLDAPYDVPTTDFEKQFFENIKKFAFRKALCDKCHVNNEKGIMCLIKKGDYKAIVANLLKPEGLNYGQLPKGLLQFHEYEDEVRTPMEEHLVEAALYASSNGEANVHFTVSHDHLELFKQMVAEKADKYAQRYGIKYNISFSEQKPSTDTIAANPDNTPFRNEDGSLLFRPGGHGALIENLNEIDADVVFIKNIDNVVPDRLKAETVTWKQVIAGVLVTLQKQAFDYLKVLDSGQYNHEKLEEIIRFVQRDLCCRKADIKELEDAELVIYLRKKLNRPMRVCGVVKNVGEPGGGPFLTYNQDGTVSLQILESSQIDKNNEEYMKMFTEGTHFNPVDLVCATKDYQGNAFDLPKFVDPSTGFISSKSKNGKDLKALELPGLWNGAMSDWNTIFVEVPLGTFNPVKTVNDLLRDQHQAVEGGIKHEHHHDGGCCKH, encoded by the coding sequence ATGAATCAGCAAGATCTAAACCAAATCGCTGCCCGCGGCATCTCCGAGCAGCAGATTGAACACCAGTTGGAACAAATCAAGAATGGTTTCCCATTCCTCAAACTAGAGGGTGCGGCTGCCATCGGTAAGGGTATCATGGCTCCTACAGCCCAGGAAGTGGAAGACTACGAGAAGGCGTGGAACGACTACAAGGCTGAGGGTCACAAGATTGTGAAGTTCGTACCTGCTTCAGGTGCGGCAAGCCGCATGTTCAAGAACATGTTTGCATTCCTCGATGCTCCATACGATGTTCCTACTACTGACTTCGAAAAACAATTCTTCGAGAATATCAAGAAGTTTGCTTTCCGCAAGGCGCTCTGCGACAAGTGTCATGTGAACAATGAGAAGGGCATCATGTGCCTCATCAAGAAGGGCGATTACAAGGCCATTGTGGCTAATCTCCTCAAGCCAGAGGGATTGAACTACGGACAGTTGCCTAAGGGATTGCTCCAGTTCCACGAGTATGAGGACGAGGTTCGCACCCCAATGGAGGAGCACCTGGTTGAGGCTGCGCTCTATGCCAGCAGCAACGGCGAGGCAAACGTTCACTTCACCGTTTCTCACGACCACCTGGAACTCTTCAAGCAGATGGTAGCCGAGAAGGCAGATAAGTATGCACAGCGATACGGCATCAAGTACAACATCTCATTCTCTGAGCAGAAGCCTAGCACCGATACCATCGCTGCCAATCCGGATAATACTCCATTCCGCAACGAGGATGGATCATTGCTGTTCCGTCCGGGCGGTCATGGCGCACTCATCGAGAACCTCAACGAGATTGATGCAGATGTAGTATTCATCAAGAACATCGACAATGTGGTTCCTGATCGCCTGAAGGCAGAGACTGTTACCTGGAAGCAGGTGATTGCAGGTGTATTGGTTACCCTCCAGAAGCAGGCTTTCGATTATCTGAAGGTTTTGGATTCCGGACAGTACAACCACGAGAAGCTGGAGGAAATCATTCGCTTCGTTCAGCGCGACCTCTGCTGCCGCAAGGCTGATATCAAGGAGCTGGAGGATGCCGAACTGGTTATCTATCTGCGCAAGAAGCTCAACCGCCCTATGCGTGTATGCGGCGTGGTTAAGAACGTGGGCGAGCCTGGCGGTGGTCCATTCCTTACCTACAACCAGGATGGCACTGTTAGTCTTCAGATTCTGGAGAGCTCACAGATTGACAAGAATAACGAGGAGTACATGAAGATGTTTACCGAGGGTACACACTTCAATCCGGTAGATCTCGTTTGCGCAACCAAGGATTACCAGGGCAATGCTTTCGATCTTCCTAAGTTCGTAGATCCATCCACCGGTTTCATCTCAAGTAAGAGCAAGAACGGTAAGGACTTGAAGGCCTTGGAGTTGCCAGGTCTCTGGAATGGTGCGATGAGCGACTGGAACACCATATTCGTAGAGGTTCCTCTGGGCACCTTCAACCCAGTGAAGACCGTGAACGATCTGCTCCGCGACCAGCATCAGGCCGTAGAGGGTGGCATCAAGCACGAGCATCACCACGACGGAGGTTGCTGCAAGCACTAG
- the def gene encoding peptide deformylase translates to MILPIYIYGQPVLRKVAEDITPDYPELKELINNMYETLDSSNGIGLAAPQIGLAIRLVVIDLDVLSEDLPEYKGFRHAFINPHILEYDEEAEKDSSDEGCLSIPGINEKVVRPTRIHVKYMDEQFQEHDEWVSGYLARVMQHEFDHLEGTMFVDRVSPLRKNMIAGKLKNIIKGKFRCSYRTKIRR, encoded by the coding sequence ATGATTTTACCAATTTATATTTATGGTCAGCCTGTTTTGAGAAAAGTGGCTGAAGATATTACTCCAGATTACCCTGAACTCAAGGAGTTGATTAATAATATGTATGAAACCCTCGATTCCAGCAATGGCATCGGCCTGGCTGCGCCGCAGATTGGCTTGGCCATCCGCCTGGTGGTCATCGACCTGGATGTGCTCAGCGAAGATCTTCCTGAGTATAAGGGATTCCGCCATGCGTTCATCAATCCGCATATCTTGGAGTATGATGAGGAGGCTGAGAAGGATTCTTCTGACGAGGGTTGTCTCTCTATCCCAGGCATCAACGAGAAGGTGGTTCGTCCTACACGCATCCACGTGAAGTATATGGACGAGCAGTTCCAGGAGCACGATGAATGGGTATCTGGTTACCTGGCGCGCGTCATGCAGCATGAGTTCGACCATTTGGAGGGAACCATGTTCGTAGACCGTGTGTCTCCACTGCGTAAGAACATGATTGCCGGAAAGCTCAAGAACATCATCAAGGGCAAGTTCCGCTGCAGCTATCGTACTAAGATTCGTCGATGA
- a CDS encoding MBL fold metallo-hydrolase: MKVTLLGTGTSSGVPVLGCNCEVCRSKDPRDNRLRCAALIETENTRILIDAGPDIRQQLLRVPFRKIDGVLITHIHYDHVGGIDDLRGFCIFGDINIYGDKLVTDSLPHTMPYCFPKEAEKLYPGAPKLKLHTINPHDTYQIGDIEFMPIRVMHDKMPILGYRFGKFAYITDMKSMDDAEYAYLDGVETLVINALRFDKPHHSHQLVADAIKVARRIGARQTYLTHVTHQIGLHDAANARLPEGFQFAYDGLIL, translated from the coding sequence ATGAAGGTAACTTTATTGGGAACAGGAACATCGAGTGGTGTTCCTGTTTTAGGTTGTAATTGTGAGGTGTGTCGCAGCAAGGATCCGCGCGACAACCGCTTGCGCTGTGCAGCGTTGATAGAAACGGAGAATACCCGAATCCTGATAGATGCGGGACCTGATATCCGCCAGCAGCTCCTGCGTGTGCCTTTCCGCAAGATAGATGGTGTGCTGATTACTCATATCCATTATGATCACGTAGGAGGCATAGATGATTTGCGCGGTTTCTGCATATTTGGTGATATCAATATCTATGGAGATAAGCTGGTAACGGATTCCCTGCCGCATACCATGCCCTACTGTTTTCCGAAGGAAGCCGAGAAACTCTATCCGGGCGCACCGAAACTGAAGCTACATACCATCAATCCGCATGATACCTATCAGATAGGCGACATCGAGTTCATGCCTATCCGGGTGATGCACGACAAGATGCCTATTCTGGGCTACCGTTTCGGAAAGTTTGCCTATATCACGGATATGAAGTCGATGGACGATGCTGAGTACGCCTATCTGGATGGGGTAGAGACTCTGGTGATCAATGCCCTTAGATTCGATAAGCCGCACCATAGCCATCAGTTGGTAGCTGATGCCATCAAGGTGGCTCGCAGGATAGGGGCTAGGCAAACCTATCTCACCCATGTTACCCATCAGATAGGCTTGCATGATGCAGCCAATGCCCGATTGCCCGAAGGGTTCCAATTTGCCTATGATGGATTGATACTTTGA
- a CDS encoding SPOR domain-containing protein, translated as MKKLSVFSLGLCAVLALASCGSSKESAYKKAYEKAQQQEAQQETPAPEPVVTPLETTTPAESTTTEVDNATVRQENLDLISGSGLQNYSVVVGSFSLKANAEGLASTLKSAGYDSQIAYNSERNMYRVIAATFVDKAGAVKSRNKLRAGKYPDAWLLLKK; from the coding sequence ATGAAGAAATTATCAGTTTTCAGCTTAGGATTGTGTGCTGTATTGGCACTCGCTAGTTGTGGATCATCTAAGGAAAGTGCTTACAAGAAGGCATACGAGAAGGCTCAGCAGCAGGAGGCTCAGCAGGAGACTCCAGCTCCAGAACCAGTGGTTACTCCATTGGAGACTACTACTCCTGCAGAGAGCACAACTACAGAGGTTGACAATGCTACAGTACGTCAGGAGAACTTGGACCTCATCTCAGGTTCTGGTCTGCAGAACTACAGCGTTGTTGTAGGTTCTTTCTCACTCAAGGCTAACGCAGAGGGTTTGGCTAGCACATTGAAGAGTGCCGGCTATGATTCTCAGATTGCATACAACAGCGAGCGCAACATGTATCGTGTCATCGCTGCTACATTCGTAGACAAGGCAGGTGCCGTTAAGAGCCGCAACAAGCTCCGCGCAGGCAAGTATCCTGATGCATGGTTGCTCTTGAAGAAGTAA
- the murB gene encoding UDP-N-acetylmuramate dehydrogenase, whose product MKDIRDYSLLAHNTFGIDAKCRRFLEYSSVEEAQQIVAALTDADKPLLILGGGSNLLLTGDYAGTVLHSSIMGIEVLGNGELAAAEHDDALLNPEFVFLRCGSGEVFDDVVAYAVEHGYHGAENLSIIPGEVGASAVQNIGAYGVEAKDIIYKVEAVEIATGRVVVFDNQDCHYCYRQSKFKHEWKDKYLVTHVVYRLSRSFVPDLDYGNIRASLAAKHIENPTAQQLRDVIIEIRNAKLPDPKVQGNAGSFFMNPIVEKAKFEELAAQYPGMPHYTIDGEHEKIPAGWMIDQCGWKGKSLGRAGVHDKQALVLVNRGGATGGEIVNLCETIRKDVKQKFGIDIHPEVNVK is encoded by the coding sequence ATGAAGGATATTCGTGACTATAGCCTTTTGGCTCACAATACGTTTGGAATTGATGCCAAGTGCAGGAGATTCCTTGAATACTCATCGGTAGAAGAGGCGCAGCAGATTGTGGCTGCACTTACCGATGCCGATAAGCCGCTGCTCATCTTGGGTGGCGGCAGTAATCTCTTGCTTACAGGCGATTACGCGGGCACGGTGCTCCATTCTTCCATCATGGGTATCGAGGTGCTTGGTAATGGCGAATTGGCTGCTGCTGAGCATGATGATGCCTTGCTGAATCCGGAGTTCGTGTTCCTGCGTTGCGGCAGTGGCGAGGTGTTCGACGATGTGGTGGCTTACGCCGTGGAGCATGGCTATCATGGTGCCGAGAACCTGAGCATCATTCCGGGCGAAGTGGGAGCGAGTGCCGTGCAGAACATCGGAGCCTATGGCGTGGAAGCGAAGGATATTATATATAAGGTGGAAGCCGTGGAGATTGCTACGGGCAGGGTAGTTGTGTTCGATAACCAGGATTGCCATTACTGCTATCGCCAGAGCAAGTTCAAGCACGAGTGGAAGGATAAGTATCTGGTTACCCATGTCGTCTATCGACTTTCCCGGAGCTTTGTGCCTGATCTGGATTACGGCAATATCCGTGCATCCCTGGCTGCCAAGCATATCGAGAATCCTACAGCCCAGCAGCTTCGTGACGTCATCATTGAGATTCGCAACGCCAAGTTGCCAGACCCTAAGGTGCAGGGCAATGCGGGCAGCTTCTTCATGAATCCTATCGTGGAGAAGGCAAAGTTTGAGGAGCTGGCTGCGCAATATCCGGGCATGCCTCATTATACCATTGATGGGGAACACGAGAAGATTCCTGCAGGCTGGATGATTGACCAGTGTGGCTGGAAGGGAAAGAGCCTGGGCCGTGCCGGAGTGCACGATAAGCAAGCGCTGGTACTGGTGAATCGTGGTGGTGCCACGGGCGGGGAAATCGTGAACCTCTGCGAAACTATCCGCAAGGATGTGAAGCAGAAGTTTGGCATCGATATTCATCCGGAGGTAAATGTTAAGTGA
- a CDS encoding asparaginase has translation MATPKILIIYTGGTIGMGKDPVTGVLEPLDFNHLVSSMPEFKLIQAEIDVRKFDPPIDSSDMDPMRWAEIVSIIAKNYDDYDGFVILHGTDTMAYTSSALSFMLENLTKPVILTGSQLPIGELRTDGKENLMTAIEIASAKDEEGHPMVPEVCIFFNGKLIRGNRAIKINAEGFHAFESFNHPHLCDVGINFQYHRHHILTPDYNKPMVPHLKLDPNVIVFSLFPGIQDNIVRHVMESPDLRGIVMRTFGSGNAPHAPWIMRLLDQAAHRGVNIVNISQCLTGSVEMERYGAGFQLKTAHVISGYDSTVEATVTKLMYLQGRYEDNRKVREMLKQSLAGEITI, from the coding sequence ATGGCAACACCCAAGATTCTCATCATCTATACAGGAGGTACCATCGGCATGGGAAAGGATCCCGTGACAGGCGTACTGGAGCCTCTCGACTTCAACCACCTCGTCTCTTCCATGCCAGAATTCAAACTGATTCAGGCGGAAATCGACGTGAGAAAGTTTGACCCTCCTATCGACTCCAGCGACATGGACCCGATGAGATGGGCTGAAATCGTCAGCATCATCGCCAAGAACTATGATGACTACGACGGATTCGTTATCCTGCACGGCACGGATACGATGGCTTACACATCATCAGCCCTGAGCTTCATGCTCGAGAATCTGACCAAGCCGGTGATTCTGACCGGAAGCCAGTTGCCTATCGGCGAACTGCGCACCGACGGCAAGGAGAACCTGATGACTGCCATTGAGATTGCTTCGGCAAAGGACGAGGAGGGACATCCGATGGTGCCGGAGGTATGCATCTTCTTCAACGGCAAACTGATTCGCGGCAACCGTGCCATCAAGATCAATGCCGAGGGATTTCATGCCTTCGAATCGTTCAACCATCCGCACCTCTGCGATGTGGGTATCAACTTCCAGTATCACAGGCACCACATCCTCACGCCAGACTACAACAAGCCGATGGTGCCCCATCTGAAGCTCGACCCGAACGTGATTGTGTTCAGTCTCTTTCCGGGCATCCAGGACAACATCGTGCGCCACGTGATGGAATCGCCCGACTTGCGAGGCATCGTGATGCGTACCTTCGGTTCGGGCAATGCGCCACATGCGCCATGGATCATGCGCCTGCTCGACCAGGCAGCCCACCGCGGCGTGAACATCGTTAACATCAGCCAATGCCTCACGGGCAGCGTGGAGATGGAACGCTACGGAGCGGGATTCCAGCTGAAGACCGCCCACGTAATCAGCGGCTACGACTCTACGGTGGAGGCGACGGTAACGAAGCTGATGTATCTGCAGGGCAGATACGAGGACAACCGCAAGGTGAGAGAGATGCTCAAGCAATCGCTTGCGGGTGAAATCACGATTTAA
- the ruvX gene encoding Holliday junction resolvase RuvX produces MRILSIDYGKKRTGLAVTDPLQIIANGLATVATSELFEFCEAYIQKEQVERIVIGKPTQPNGQPSENLARVENFYNRWRKAHPEVPIEYYDERFTSVLAHRAMIDGGVKKKTRRENKGLVDEISATIILQDFMQSRR; encoded by the coding sequence ATGCGAATTTTATCAATAGATTACGGTAAGAAACGTACCGGACTGGCAGTTACCGACCCATTGCAGATCATTGCTAATGGGTTGGCAACTGTTGCTACGTCTGAGCTCTTCGAGTTTTGCGAAGCCTATATCCAGAAGGAGCAGGTGGAGCGCATCGTCATCGGAAAGCCTACTCAGCCCAACGGGCAGCCCAGCGAGAACCTGGCGCGAGTAGAGAACTTCTACAATCGCTGGCGCAAGGCGCATCCCGAGGTGCCTATCGAGTATTACGATGAGCGATTCACCTCTGTTCTTGCCCATAGGGCGATGATAGACGGCGGCGTGAAGAAGAAGACGAGAAGAGAAAACAAGGGATTGGTAGATGAGATAAGCGCTACCATCATATTACAGGATTTTATGCAATCAAGAAGATGA